A stretch of Rhododendron vialii isolate Sample 1 chromosome 4a, ASM3025357v1 DNA encodes these proteins:
- the LOC131324019 gene encoding uncharacterized protein LOC131324019 — protein MTNYIPCRTDMASELITMCQHDGKFAAIRMNREHDFSTVIHKICARWSDLDPDSVILKYSLNDTEHIILDNDDDLTTMFQNAEHAGIEDIMVTVRDGAKFFMDEAVQVTPTAISDTGKGKQTMIFDDDDVIPSFCSHKKVKLLSSDWSDGITGVGQRFEGGAPDFKNVLRKYAVERGFEYTLAKNDKVRVTAQCKYRTVKKCMWHVHARIMPGNEYFHILAMDLAHTCGFAVRTLTNPHATAELVADLVGDDVLGKHQTKPVDVVKGIKRDYGLNISYHQAWWGIEKARGLVFGDYVKSFSCLKWYVGVAKSTNPGSHIDLESDEETKRFKRLFVAFGACVQGFNQCRPLIFLDAAHLKGRYRGTIMAATGKNGNQGIFPICFAIVDNETYENWRWFLEHLRSMLVPGRGITFISDRHTGLLMARRDIFLESGLGYCLLHLKRNLRDHLKGTTRAYRERVVSEFVRCAYAPTREIFHQNMTKLLSHDDESFNAWIEAERHLSITILVDELRKKIMNLMSERREEASKWGCQICPEMDKRMRASFNESRTWVVSAAGDGVYEVHSFPNVTVDIIRRICSCQKWQLTGFSCAHAVIVLSSSGKDITEYVDPYYFSQTFHVSYSSSIHSIPTVWMPERLVDEDFLLPPLCKKPPGRPKNKRIPSGGENVTFIRCGRCGKMGKHNRQTCKDAM, from the exons ATGACAAACTATATTCCATGCAGGACTGACATGGCAAGTGAATTAATCACGATGTGTCAACATGATGGCAAGTTTGCAGCCATTCGGATGAATCGAGAGCATGATTTCAGCACTGTCATCCATAAAATATGTGCCCGGTGGTCTGATCTTGACCCGGATTCTGTCATATTGAAGTATTCTCTCAACGATACAGAACATATAATATTGGACAACGATgacgatttgacaactatgttCCAAAATGCTGAGCATGCTGGTATCGAGGATATTATGGTCACGGTCAGAGATGGTGCAAAGTTTTTCATGGATGAGGCTGTTCAAGTTACCCCAACTGCAATATCCGATACCGGTAAGGGCAAGCAGACCATGATTTTTGACGATGACGACGTCATTCCTTCGTTTTGTTCCCACAAAAAGGTTAAATTGCTATCTTCCGATTGGTCGGATGGTATTACAGGGGTTGGTCAAAGGTTTGAGGGTGGCGCTCCAGATTTCAAGAATGTGTTGCGAAAATATGCTGTCGAGCGGGGGTTCGAATATACTTTGGCAAAAAATGACAAAGTTCGTGTGACCGCCCAATGCAAATATCGAACCGTCAAAAAATGCATGTGGCATGTCCATGCCAGAATAATGCCAGGGAATGAGTATTTTCATATCTTAGCCATGGACCTAGCTCATACATGTGGTTTTGCTGTACGGACGCTTACTAACCCGCATGCCACCGCGGAGTTGGTTGCTGACTTAGTTGGCGATGATGTTCTGGGCAAACATCAAACAAAGCCTGTTGATGTTGTCAAAGGAATTAAAAGAGATTATGGTCTAAATATCTCGTACCACCAGGCATGGTGGGGCATTGAGAAGGCCAGGGGTCTCGTGTTTGGTGACTATGTGAAATCTTTCTCGTGTTTGAAATGGTATGTTGGCGTAGCCAAAAGCACGAACCCGGGCAGCCACATAGATTTGGAAAGTGACGAGGAAACTAAGCGGTTCAAGAGATTGTTTGTTGCTTTCGGTGCATGTGTGCAAGGATTCAATCAGTGTCGCCCCCTAATTTTCCTTGACGCGGCCCATCTCAAAGGGAGGTACAGGGGAACAATAATGGCAGCCACCGGGAAGAACGGCAACCAAG GTATTTTTCCAATCTGTTTTGCAATTGTTGATAATGAAACTTACGAAAATTGGCGTTGGTTTTTGGAGCATTTACGTTCAATGCTTGTGCCTGGGAGGGGTATCACCTTCATATCGGACCGTCATACGGGGTTGCTTATGGCTAGGCGGGACATATTTTTAGAGTCTGGTCTTGGGTATTGTCTTCTCCACTTGAAGAGGAATTTGAGAGATCATTTGAAAGGAACAACCAGAGCTTATAGAGAGAGGGTGGTGAGTGAATTTGTCCGGTGTGCGTATGCTCCTACACGGGAGATTTTCCACCAAAACATGACTAAGCTTTTGAGTCATGATGATG AATCATTCAATGCGTGGATCGAGGCTGAGAGGCACCTTTCGATCACAATTCTTGTTGATGAGTTAAGGAAGAAGATCATGAACCTAATGtcagagaggagagaagaagcaAGCAAATGGGGGTGCCAAATCTGCCCAGAAATGGATAAGAGGATGAGGGCATCGTTCAATGAATCAAGGACATGGGTAGTCAGCGCAGCCGGTGATGGTGTCTATGAGGTGCACTCGTTTCCAAACGTAACAGTTGACATTATTAGGCGTATTTGCTCATGCCAGAAATGGCAACTTACTGGGTTTTCATGTGCCCACGCTGTTATCGTGCTTTCTTCGAGTGGGAAGGATATAACCGAGTATGTTGACCCCTACTACTTTTCACAAACATTTCATGTCTCTTACTCCAGCTCGATCCACTCGATACCAACTGTGTGGATGCCCGAGCGTCTGGTTGATGAGGATTTTCTCCTTCCTCCACTTTGCAAGAAGCCACCCGGGCGACCCAAAAATAAGCGAATTCCCTCTGGGGGGGAGAACGTAACTTTTATTAGATGTGGGAGGTGTGGTAAAATGGGGAAACACAATCGCCAAACGTGCAAAGATGCTATGTAG
- the LOC131323252 gene encoding flavonoid 3',5'-hydroxylase 2-like, which translates to MAIDIIWFREIAAATLVFFLTRFFLGSLLLLLKPARKLPPGPKGWPVIGALPLLGTMPHVTLAQMAKKYGPIVYLKMGTCDMVVASTPASARAFLKTLDTNFSNRPPNAGATHLAYDSQDLVFADYGPKWTSLRKLCNVHMLGGKALDDTAHVRATELGYMLRAMVDSSKRGEPVVISELMTYAMANIVGQVTIGRRVFVTHGSESNEFKDMVVELMTKAGLFNVGDFIPAIAWMDLQGIVGRMKKMHSKWDALISKMVTEHAETAHDRRGSPDFLDVLMANREQNSKGTGLSITNIKALLLNLFTAGTDTSSSVIEWALAEMVLNPAILKRAQQEMDQVIGKDRRLQESDVPKLPYLQAICKETYRKHPSTPLNLPRISSEACEVNGYYVPKNTRLSVNIWAIGRDPDVWENPLEFDPERFMSGKNAKMDPRGNDFELIPFGAGRRICAGTRMGVVMVEYFLGTLVHSFDWKLPDGMAELNMDEAFGLALQKAVPLAAIVTPRLHSSAYAM; encoded by the exons ATGGCCATAgacataatctggtttagggaGATTGCAGCAGCAACTCTAGTCTTTTTTCTCACCAGGTTCTTCCTCGgttccctcctcctcctcctcaaacCCGCCCGTAAACTCCCGCCCGGTCCGAAAGGATGGCCGGTCATTGGCGCCTTACCCCTTCTCGGAACCATGCCTCATGTCACCCTGGCCCAAATGGCCAAGAAATATGGACCCATCGTCTACCTGAAAATGGGCACTTGCGACATGGTGGTGGCCTCGACTCCCGCGTCGGCCCGAGCCTTCCTGAAAACCCTGGACACGAATTTCTCGAACCGGCCACCCAATGCCGGCGCAACCCACTTGGCTTACGACAGCCAAGACTTGGTCTTCGCTGACTACGGCCCGAAGTGGACGTCGTTGCGCAAGCTGTGCAACGTGCACATGCTCGGCGGAAAAGCGCTCGATGACACGGCCCACGTCCGGGCCACGGAGCTGGGGTACATGCTCCGGGCCATGGTCGACTCGAGCAAACGGGGAGAGCCGGTGGTGATATCGGAGCTGATGACTTACGCCATGGCCAACATCGTAGGGCAAGTGACAATCGGGCGTCGCGTGTTTGTCACGCACGGTTCGGAGTCGAACGAGTTCAAGGACATGGTGGTGGAGCTCATGACCAAAGCCGGACTGTTCAACGTCGGCGATTTTATTCCTGCGATCGCATGGATGGACCTGCAAGGGATCGTCGGTCGCATGAAGAAGATGCACAGCAAGTGGGATGCTCTGATATCGAAGATGGTAACGGAGCACGCTGAGACGGCTCACGATCGTCGAGGGAGCCCGGACTTTCTTGATGTTCTTATGGCTAACAGAGAACAAAATTCGAAGGGCACTGGACTTAGCATCACCAACATTAAAGCGCTCCTTTTG AATCTATTTACCGCCGGTACCGATACATCCTCCAGCGTGATCGAATGGGCACTGGCTGAAATGGTGCTGAATCCCGCCATCCTCAAACGGGCACAACAAGAGATGGATCAGGTCATTGGAAAAGACAGGAGATTACAAGAGTCCGACGTGCCGAAACTGCCTTACCTGCAAGCCATATGCAAAGAAACCTACCGGAAGCACCCTTCCACCCCGCTCAACCTCCCCCGGATCTCGTCCGAAGCGTGCGAGGTGAACGGCTACTACGTGCCCAAGAACACGAGGCTGAGCGTGAACATATGGGCGATCGGGAGGGACCCCGACGTCTGGGAAAACCCCCTGGAGTTCGACCCGGAGAGGTTCATGAGCGGGAAGAACGCGAAGATGGACCCGCGGGGGAACGACTTTGAGCTGATTCCGTTCGGGGCGGGGCGGAGGATATGCGCGGGGACCAGGATGGGGGTCGTGATGGTGGAGTACTTTCTGGGCACGTTGGTGCACTCGTTCGACTGGAAATTGCCGGATGGAATGGCTGAGCTGAACATGGATGAGGCCTTTGGCCTTGCTTTGCAGAAGGCCGTGCCTCTGGCGGCTATAGTTACCCCGCGGTTGCATTCAAGTGCTTATGCTATGTAG
- the LOC131324479 gene encoding endo-1,3;1,4-beta-D-glucanase-like: MANAQCCANAPTLSSTCGAGHVEEFGGLKNYISGPSDSKLAILLVSDVFGYEAPNLRLLADKCAAAGYLVTLWWFQTSYMEIPLTKAILIGHSKLGVMLIQL; the protein is encoded by the exons ATGGCAAATGCGCAGTGTTGTGCCAATGCTCCAACCCTAAGCTCAACCTGCGGAGCAGGACACGTGGAGGAATTTGGTGGCCTTAAAAACTATATTTCTGGTCCCTCTGATTCCAAGCTCGCTATCCTCCTCGTCTCCGATGTTTTTG GATACGAGGCTCCAAATTTGAG GTTGCTTGCTGACAAGTGTGCAGCTGCTGGTTACCTGGTTACCTTGTGGTGGTTCCAGACTTCTTACATGGAGATCCCTTTGACAAAAGCAATCCTAATAGGACATTCCAAGCTTGGTGTGATGCTCATCCAATT GTAA